TGACGACAAGCCCCCCGACCCGACTCGCCCTGCGCGGCGACCTGCTGGATTTCACCGCCCGGCCCGGCTGGGCCCAGCTGGAGGATCCGGCCGTGCGCTTCAGGCCCGACCATTGGCTGCTGATCGAGGCCGACGGCCGCATCGCCGGCGTGCAGGCCGAGGAGCCGGACGCGTCCTGGACGAAGCGGGACCACAGCGGCCAGCTGATCCTGCCCGGCTTCATCGACACCCATGTGCATTGCCCGCAGCTGGACGTGATCGCCTCCTATGGCGCCGAGCTGCTGGACTGGCTGAACACCTACACTTTTCCGGCCGAAACCCGCTATGCCGACCCGGCCGTCGCCAAGTTCGGGGCCGAGCGCTTCCTGGACGCGCTGCTGGCCCAGGGCACGACCTCGGCCGTGGTGTTCCCGACCGTGCACAAGGTCTCGGCCGAGACGCTGTTCGAGGCCGCGGCGGCGCGCGGCATGCGCCTGATCACCGGCAAGGTGCTGATGGACCGCCATGCGCCGGACGCGCTGCGCGACGACGTGCTGCACGCCGAGCGGGACTGCATCGACCTGATCCAGCGCTTCCATGGCCGGGACAGGCTGGCCTACGCGGTGACCGTGCGCTTCGCGCCGACCAGCACGCCGGAGCAGCTGGCGATGGCCGGCGCGCTGTGCCGCGCCGATGCCTCGCTCTATATGCAGACCCATGTGGCCGAGAACCGCAGCGAGGTCGACTGGGTGGCGCAGCTGTTCCCGCAGGCGCGCAGCTATCTGGACGTCTATGCCCGCGAGGGGCTGCTGCATCCGAAGGCGGTGCTGGCCCATGGCATCTGGCTCGATGACGAGGACCGCCGCGTGCTGGCCGCCAGCGGCGCCCAGGTCGCGCATTGCCCCTCGTCGAATCTGTTCCTGGGCAGCGGCCTGTTCGACTGGGTGGCGGCGCGCGAGGCCGGCTATGCGGTCAGCGCGGCCAGCGATGTCGGCGGCGGCACGTCCTTGTCGATGCAGCGCACCCTGGCCGATGCCTACAAGGTGCAGGCCCTGGGCGGGCGGCGCCTGACCGCCTGGGCGGCCCTGCACGCGGCCACCCTGGGCGCGGCCGAAGGCCTGGGTTTGCAGCAGGAAATCGGCTCCTTGGCCGCCGGTACACTGGCCGACGTCTGCATCTGGGACTGGGCCCATGGGCCGGTCGCCCAGGCGCGCGACGCGGTGGTGCGCGGCCTGCACGAGCGGGTGTTCGCGTGGCTGACCCTGTCGGACGACCGCAATCTGGTGGCCAGCTATGTGGCCGGCCAGCCCTGCTACCAACGCCAGCACCCATGACGACCGCTCCATTGCGACTGGAACTCGCCGGCATCAGCAAGCAATACCCCGCCGTCAAGGCCAACGACGACATCGCGCTGCGCGTCGCGCCGGGTCAGATCCATGCGGTGCTGGGCGAGAACGGGGCCGGCAAGTCCACCCTGATGAAGATCATCTACGGCGCGGTGCAGCCCGATGCGGGCAGCATCCGCTGGAACGGCGAGGCGGTCACGGTGCGCAGCCCGCGCGAGGCGCGGGCCCTGGGCATCAGCATGGTCTACCAGCATTTCTCGCTGTTCGACACCCTGAGCGCGGCCGAGAACGTCTGGCTGGGCCTGGACAAGAGCCTCTCGCTGGCCGAGGTGAAGGCGCGCATCCGCGAGGTGGCGGCCAGCTACGGGCTGGACGTGGACCCGGAGCGCCCGGTGCACAGCCTCTCGGTCGGCGAGCGCCAGCGTGTCGAGATCGTGCGCGCGCTGCTGACCCGGCCGCAGCTGCTGATCCTGGACGAGCCGACCTCGGTGCTGACGCCGCAGGCGGTCGAACGCCTGTTCATGATCCTGCGCCAGCTGGCCGCCGAGGGCTGCGCCATCCTCTACATCAGCCACAAGCTCGACGAGATCCGCGCGCTGTGCAACCACTGCACGGTGCTGCGCGGCGGGCGGGTGACCGGCGAGGTGGACCCGCGCAGCCAGAGCAATGCCGAGCTGTCGCGCCTGATGATCGGCGCCGAGCCGCCGCAGCTGCGCCATGCGGCGCGCGCGCCGGGTGCGCTGGCGCTGGAGCTCAAGAGCCTGTCGCTGGCCAAGGCCTCGCCCTTCGGCACCGACCTGCAGGGCCTGAACCTGCGCCTGAACGCCGGCGAGATCCTCGGCGTGGCCGGGGTCTCGGGCAACGGCCAGCAGGAGCTGCTGGCGGCGCTGTCCGGCGAGGACACGCGCGCGCGCGCCGGCAGCATCGCGCTGTTCGGCCATGACATCGCCCGCGCCGGGCCGCGCCGCCGGCGCCGCCTGGGCCTGCATTTCGTGCCGGAGGAGCGGCTGGGGCGCGGCGCGGTGCCGACCCTGTCGCTGGCGCAGAACCTGCTGCTGACCCGCACCGAGCCGGTCAAGGCCGGCGGTTTCATCGCCACCGGCCAGGCGCGCCGCATGGCGGCCGAGCTGATCGCGCGCTTCGGCGTCAAGGCCGGCGCCGGCGCCGAGGCCGCGGCCAAGAGCCTGTCGGGCGGCAATCTGCAGAAGTTCATCGTCGGGCGCGAGATCGCGGCCAACCCGAAGGTGCTGGTGATCGCGCAGCCGACCTGGGGCGTCGACGTCGGCGCGGCGGCGCAGATCCGCGGCGAGCTGCTGAAGCTGCGCGACGCCGGCTGCGCGCTGCTGGTGGTCAGCGAGGAGCTGGACGAGTTGTTCGAGATCAGCGACCGGCTGGTCGTGATGGCCAAGGGGCGCTTGTCGCCGGCACTGCCGGCGGCCGAGGCGACGGTGGAGAAGATCGGGATCTGGATGAGCGGGCTGTGGGACGAGCAACAAGAACAGGAGGGCGCCGGTGCTGATCAAGCTTGAGGTCCGGCCGCAGCCGTCGAAATGGATGTCGCTGGCCTCGCCGCTGCTGGCGCTGGCCCTGACCGTGGTGCTGGGGCTGGGCCTGTTCGTGCTGCTGGGCAAGGACCCGCTGCGCGGCCTGCAGATGTTCTTCTGGGAGCCGATCAAGAACGCCTATGCCTGGAGCGAGCTGGGCATCAAGGCCACGCCGCTGGTGCTGATCGCGCTGGGCCTGGCGGTGTGCTTCCGCTCCAATGTCTGGAACATCGGCGCCGAGGGCCAGTTCATCGTCGGCGCGCTGGCCGGCGGCTGGGTCGCGATGCAGGCAACACCTGACACCGGGCGCGGCATCGTCGTGCTGATCCTGCTGGCCGGCATGGCCGGCGGCGCCGCCTGGGCGGCGCTCACCGCGCTCTTGCGCGACCGCTTCAATGCCAACGAGATCCTGGTCAGCCTGATGCTGGTCTATGTGGCGGACCTGCTGCTGGGCTATCTGGTCTACGGGCCCTGGAAGGACCCGCAGGGCTACAACTTCCCGCAGACCATCAGCTTCCTGGCCTCGACCAAGATCCCGCGCCTGGTCGAGGGCTGGCGGGTCAATATCGGCGTGCTGATCGCCCTGGCCTCGGTGCTGGGCTTCTGGCTGCTGCTGTTCCGCACCTATGCCGGCTTCGCACTGCAGGTCGGCGGCCTGGCGCCGGCGGCGGCGCGCTATGCGGGCTTCTCGTCGAGGCGCGCGCTGTGGACGGCGCTGCTGCTGTCGGGCGGCATGGCCGGCCTGGCCGGCGCGCTGGAGGCGGCCGGGCCGCTGGGCCAGCTGACGCCCCATGTGCCGGCCGGCTACGGCTTCGCGGCCATCATCGTCGCGTTCGTCGGCCGGCTGCATCCGGTCGGCATCGTGTTCTCGGCCATCCTGATGAGCATGTTCTATATCGGCGGCGAGCTGGCGCAGTCGCGCCTGGGCCTGCCCAAGTCGATCACCGGGGTGTTCCAGGGCCTGCTGCTGTTCACCCTGCTGGCCTGCGACACCCTGATCCATTACCGCTTGCGCTTCGGTGGCAGCAAGCCCGCAAAGGCCTGACGCGATGGAAAGCTACGCACTCCTCGTCGCCGCCGCGATGAACGCCGGCACCCTGCTGGCGATCGCGGCCCTGGGCCTGTTGATCAACGAACGTGCCGGCATCGTCAACCTCGGTGCCGAGGGCATGATGCTGGTGGCCGCGATCGCCGGCTTCGCCACCGCGGTGCACACCGGCAGCGACCTGCTGGCCTTCGCCGCCGGCATGGGTGCCGGCGCGCTGCTGGCCGCGGCCTTCGGCGTGCTGGTGATCTGGCTCAACACCAACCAGTACGCGGCCGGCCTGGCGCTGAGCCTGTTCGGCGCCGGCTTCTCGGCCTTCGTCGGCATTGGCTATGTGCAGGAGAAGCTGGCGACCCGGCCCAGCTTCGCGGTGCCGGGTCTTGCCGAGCTACCGCTGATCGGGCCGGCGCTGTTCCGCCACCATCCGATGGTCTATCTGGCGATCGCGCTGACCGCCTTCCTGGCCTGGTTCCTGTACCGCTCGCGCGCCGGCCTGGTGCTGCGCGCGGTGGGCGAGTCGCCCGAGTCGGCCCATGCGCTGGGCTATCCGGTGCGGCGCATCCGCCTCGCCGCGGTGGTGGCCGGCGGCGCGCTGTGCGGCCTGGCCGGCGCCTATGTGTCGGTGATCTACACGCCGCTGTGGGTCGAGGGCATGATCGCCGGCAAGGGCTGGATCGCGCTGGCGCTGACCACCTTCGCCACCTGGCGTCCGGCACGGGTCTTGCTGGGTGCCTATCTGTTCGGCTTCGTCACGATGCTGCAGTTCCATCTGCAGGGCCAGGGCGTGGAGATCGCGAGCCAGTTCCTCTCGATGCTGCCCTACCTGTCCACCATCGTCGTGCTGGTGCTGATTTCCAGCAACGCGAGCTTCATCCGTGCCAATATGCCGGCCTCGCTGGGCAAGCCGTTTTTCCCTGGTTCCTGACCAATCGATTGACTGACCCGACCCATCCCCGGAGGACTATCCCCATGACATCCAAGAACAAGCGCGATCTGCTGAAGCTGGCCGCCGCCACGGCCGCCATCGCGGCCCTGGCCGGCTGCGGCAAGAAGGAAGAGCAGGCGGCGCCGGCCGCCACGGCCTCCGCGCCCGCCTCGGCCGTGGCCGCCAAGCCCGAGCCGCTGAAGATCGCCTTCGCCTACATCGGCCCGGTCGGCGACGGCGGCTGGACCTTCGCGCATGACAATGCGCGCAAGGCGGTCGAGAAGGAATTCGGCGACAAGATCGCCACCAGCTTCGTCGAGAAGGTGCCCGAGGCGGCCGACGCCGAGCGCGTGTTCCGCGACATGGCCGGCCAGGGCAACAAGCTGATCTTCGGCACGACCTTCGGCTATATGGAGCCGATGCTGAAGGCCGCGGCCGACCTGAAGGACGTCAAGTTCGAGCATGCCACCGGCTACAAGCAGGCCGACAACATGCGCACCTACGACTCGCGCACCTACGAGGGCGCCTACATGGCCGGTGTGATCGCCGGCAAGATGACCAAGAGCAACACGCTGGGCGTGGTCGGCTCGGTGCCCATCCCCGAGGTGATCCGCAACATCAACAGCTTCACCCTGGGCGCGCAAAGCACCAACCCGAAGGTCAAGGTCAAGGTCGTCTGGGTCAACCAGTGGTTCGACCCGCCGAAGGAGACCGAGGCCGCGCAGAGCCTGATCAACGGCGGCGCCGACGTGCTGATGCAGAACACCGACTCCAGCGCCGTGCTGCAGACCGCCGAGAAGAACGGCAAGTACGCCTTCGGCTGGGATTCGGACATGACCGCCTATGGCCCCAAGGCCCACCTGGGCTCGGCCATCATCAACTGGGCGCCGTACTACATCGCCTCGGTGCGCGAGGCCCTGGACGGCAAGTGGACCGCCGGCGCCGGCAAGCATGCCTGGTGGGGCGTCAAGGAAGGGGCGATCGACATGGTCTCGGTGCCGGAGATCGTGCCGGCCGAGGTCAAGGAGCAGGTCGAGAAGGTCAGGGCCGGCCTGAAGGACGGCAGCTTCGTGATCTGGAAGGGCCCGATCGCCGGCCAGGACGGCAAGGAGATCCTGAAGAAGGACGAGGTCGCCGACGACAAGTTCCTCTCCGGCATCAGTTTCTACGTCAAGGGCGTCGAGGGCAAGGTGCCGAGCGGCAAGTAAGCCGGGCTCGCGTTTTTCCCCCTGACGATCAAGCCGTCGCGCGGTCGCGCGACGGCTTTTCTTTTGCTCTTCGCGCCGGCTCGCCCCCCCGAACGAGGGCCGCGAGCCCCGTCTTTTGGCGGCCGATTCAACGCCCATTCAACGCTGCCGGGCGAGCATCAGGGGCAGCCGCGCGTTCGCGCCTCCAGACCGCTTCCGCCCTCCCTCCGCCCATGAATCAAACCCAGCCTCACTTGAACGCCACCCGCCACGACCATCGCCGCCATCGTGGCAGTCCTCTCATGGCCGCCACCAGCCTCGCACTCGCGCTGGTCGCGCCAGCGAGCGCCGGCACGCTGAGCGGCAGCGAGACCTTCCAGTTCACCCATCATGATCCGGCGACGGTGCTCCAGCTGGGAGGCCTGCTGCCGGCGGGGCAGCAGTACAGCTTCGCCAGCGTGCGCGCGACCTTCACCGCGGACGTCCATCCCAACGCCTACACGATGTTCGAGATCGGCGAGTACCGGCTGACCCAGTCCGGCAATGGCGGCACCTACTACGACACGGCCCGGTATTGCTACAACTATCCGGTGGCCTCCTGCACCTTCGGCTGGAACCAGTACTCGCGCGACTACACGAAGCTGCTGGTCGACAACGACGATTCCTGGATGCGTGTCAGGATCGGCGGCGCGGCCGGCTCGGACAACAACTTCGGCACGGCGACGAACAAGGTTTCGCTGGGGCGGGACCGCCGCATCGATGACGGCACCCGGATCGTTCAGAGCTTCCCGCCGGGCACCAACTCCATGCTGCAGCTGAGCAACAGCTACGAGACCTGGTACCGGGAGGACTGGATCATGCGGACCAAGAGCGTGCTCTCCGTCACCCTGGATCTGGACGCCGCCACCTTGGCCGAGCTGTCGTCGACGGGGCGGCTGACCTTCTTCCAGGAGGATGGCCGGATCATGAACACCACGCTGCGGCTGGACTACCGGGCGGTGAGCGCGGTGCCGGAACTCGGCACCGGCGCGCTGGCCGCCGCCGGCCTGGCCGCGCTCGCGCTGCTGGGGCGGCGCCGGCGCATGGCTACGGCCTGAGGGCGCCAGGCTTCCTCATCCTTCTCCTCCTGCGGCCGCCACGAGCCGGCCGCTTCATCATCCGTTTGTCACCGCGCGGCGTCGTTGATGCCGCGCGGCATGCAGCCCGTCGCCCGGCGGCTGGCTGGGGCGAGGGCGGGCTCCTATAGTCCGAGGCTGCCGGCATACCGCCCGGTGGTCTTTTTGGAGGAGAGTTTGTCGATGAAGACGTACAGCAAGAACAAGTCAGCAAACATCGCCGGCGTGTCCGCCGCCCTGCTGGCGGCCGCGCTGACCCTGCCGGCTACCGCCGCGACGCCGGCGGCCGCCGCCGCGACCAAGACCAGCAGCAGCGCGGCGGCCACCAGCGCCAAGCGCTACACGATCGAGCAGTTCATGGCGACGACGCGCGTCAGCGGCGCCTCCTTCTCGGCCGACGAAAAGCGCATCCTGTTCTCCAGCAATGCCAGCGGCATCTTCAATGTCTATGCGATGCCGGTCGGCGGCGGTGAGCCGCAGGCGCTGACCCGCTCCACGACCGACAGCAACTACGCGGTCGGCTTCTTCCCGAAGGATGACCGGGTGTTGTTCACCCGCGACCAGGGCGGCAACGAGCAGAACCATCTCTATGTGCGCGAGCTCGACGGCAGCGAGAAAGACCTGACCCCCGGCGACAAGCTGAAGGCCATCTTCGCGACCTGGGCGCATGACGACAGCGCCTTCTATGTCGCGACCAATGAGCGCGATGCGCGCTTCCATGACCTCTACCGCTATGACGCGAAGACCTATGCGCGCACCCTGGTCTACAAGAACGAGCAGGGCCTGAGCGTCAGCGAGATCAGCCGCGACGGGCGCTGGATCGCGCTGGTCAAGACCAATACCACGGCCGATTCGGACCTCTACCTGTACGACACCCAGACCCAGGAAACCCGCCACATCACGCCGCACCAGGGCGTGGCCAGCCATGAGGCGGCGGGCTTCACGCCGGACGGCAAGCGCCTGCTGATCCTCTCCAACGACGGCAGCGAGTTCAGCCGCATCGTCGCCCACGACCTGGCCAGCGGCGCCAAGACCGAGTTCGAGAAGGCCGACTGGGACATCGTCTACAGCGACTACTCGCACGACGGCCGCTACCGCGTCACCGGCATCAATGCCGACGCCAGCATCCAGGTGCGGATCAGCGGGCCGGACGGCAAGCCGGTGGCCCTGCCCAAGCTGCCCGAGGGCCAGATCCGCGGCGCGCGCTTCTCGCGCAGCGGCCGGCTGCTGGCCTTCTATGTCAACGGCGACCGCTCGCCCAGCAATCTGTTCGTCTACGACCTGGCCGGCAAGCAGCTGCGCCAGCTGACCCAGAGCCTGTCCAAGGAGATCGACCCGAACCAGCTGGTCGAGGGCCGCATCGTGCGCTTCAAGTCCTTCGACGGCCTGACCATCCCCTCGGTCTACTACCAGCCCAAGGGCGCGGCGCCGGGCGCCAAGGTGCCGGCGGTGGTGCTGGTGCATGGCGGCCCGGGCGGGCAGACCATGCGCGGCTACTCGGCGTTGTCGCAGTACCTGGCCAACCAGGGCTACGCGGTGCTGGGCATCAACAACCGCGGCAGCTCCGGCTACGGTAAGAGCTTCTTCACCGCCGACGACGGCAAGCATGGCCGCGAGCCGCTGTGGGACTGCATCGAAGCCAAGACCTTCCTGGCCAGCACCGGCGTGATCGACCCGGACCGCATCGCGATCATGGGCGGCTCCTACGGCGGCTACATGACCCTGGCCGCGCTGACCTTCCGGCCCGAGGCCTTCAAGGTCGGCGTCGACATCTTCGGCGTCTCCAACTGGCTGCGTACCCTGGAATCGATCCCGCCCTACTGGGAGAGCTTCCGCCAGGCCCTGTACCAGGAGGTCGGCGACCCGGTGAAGGACAAGGAGTTCCTGATCGCCACCTCGCCGCTGTTCCATGCCAAGAACATCCGTGTGCCGCTGATGGTGATCCAGGGCGCCAACGACCCGCGCGTGATCAAGCCCGAGAGCGACGAGATCGTCGCCGCCGCCAAGGCCCGCGGCGTGCCGGTCGACTACCTGGTGTTCGACGACGAGGGCCATGGCTTTGCCAAGAAAAAGAACGAGGCCGAGGCCTACCGGCGCATCGTGCAGTTCCTCGACAAGCATCTCGGAGGCTGATGGCCGCTCCCGACACGAGCCGGCGCGAATATGCGCGCCGCATGAACCGCGTGCTCGACCATATCGACGCGCATCTGGACGCGCCGCTGGACCTGGCGGCGCTGGCCGAGCTGGCGCATTTCTCGCCCTTCCATTTCCACCGCCTGTTCGCGGCCTGGATGGGCGAGACCCTGGGCGCCTATCTGCAGCGCCGCCGCCTGGAGGTGGCGGCGCAAGGCCTGACCCTGAGCCCCGACCGCAGCGTGCTTGAGCTGGCGCTGGCGGTGGGCTTCGGCTCCGGCGAGGCCTTCGCGCGTGCCTTCAAGCAGCATTTCGGCTGCACGCCCAGCGCCTGGCGGGCCGGCTCGGCGGCGCGCTGGGCGGCCTATCTGGGCGAACAGCGGCGCCAGCTGGGCTTGCTACCGCAACAACACCGCAATCTGGATCAGGACGGCAGGGCGACGGCTCACGATGATGCGGGCTCTTTCTTCGAACCCCCACATCAAGCAAGCGAGTTGTTCATCATGGATGTCGAAATCAAGACCCTGGCGCCGCAGCGCATCGCCTTCCTGCGCTACATCGGCCCCTATGGCCCGGCCATCACCGAGTTCTGGTACCAGCAGTTCACGCCCTGGATCGAGGCCGAGGGCCTGGCGGGCCGGCCCTGCTACGGCATCGGCCACGACGACCCCAGCATCACGCCGCCGGAGCGCTGCCGCTACGACGCCGCGATCGCGGTGGGCCCCGACTACCAGCCCAGCGGCGCGGCCAGCGTCACCGAGCTGCCCGGCGGCCTGTATGCGGTGGCGAAGTTCCGTGGCGACAACCGCGAGATCGGCACCGCCTGGTCCGAGCTGTTCCGCGAATGGCTGCCGGCCAGCGGCATGAGCTGCGACGGCCGGCCCTGCTTCGAGCTCTACGACGACCCGGACGGCGCCGAGGAACCCGGCACCGGGATCTTCCATTGCTGGCTGTGCATCCCGGTGGTGAAGGGCTGAGCGGTCCTAGCGCAGCGGCCGGCTCGGACTGACCGCGCCGTAGCGCGGCTTCAGCGGGCCGCCGCGGGCGAAGTCGGCCATCATGTCCAGATAGCCGGCCGGATGGCGGGTGGACAGGCGCCGGCCGTCCGGGGCGGTCTCGTACTCGTACACGCCATGCTCGGTCTTCGGGAACATCGCGACCGAGACCGGCCGGCCCTGGGTGCGCAGGCCCTCCAGCAGGCGCGCGGTGTCGGCGCTGGGCGCGTCGACATCGTCCTGGGCCAGCATCCACAGCTGCGGCGTGTTCAGCGCGGTAATGGTCGGCATCGGGTCGTAGCGCCAGGGCGTGCCCATCTCCAGCATCGACTTGGCGGCCTCGAACTCGGCGGCCGAGATGTTCATCAGCATGAACAAGAAGTTGCCATGCGCGTGCTTGAACCAGGGCTCCGGGCGGAACTTCTCGCGCAGCGCGGCGAAGCGCTCGAACTGCTCGGGCGTCGGGTTCTGCACCAGCTCGCCGGCCGCGTCCGACAGGGCCAGGCCTTGCGCGATCGCGGCCCGGCCATGGCCCTTGGCCTCAAGATTCATCACGACGGCCGAGCGGTCCTCCTCCAGCACCGAGACGGCCAGGCCGAAGCCGACGATGACGAAGTCCACCGGCGCCAGATGCGCGGCGATCGGCGCGACCCAGCCGCCCTGGCTGGGGCCCTGGTAGCCGATGCGTCCGGCGCGCGGGCCGGCCAGGCGCCGCGCCTCGCGCAGCGCGGCCACCGCGTCGCGCGCCAGCAGCGGGAAGTCCTGCGTGTACTTGCCGCCGGAGGCGCCGGTGCCGCGCTTGTCGTAGACAAAGGCGCCGATGCCCAGGGCCGGCAGGCGGCGCTGCAGCGAGTTCAGCTCCAGCGCGCCGTCGCGTTCCGCGCCATGCAGCAGCACGACGATGGGCACCGGCTGCGAACCGGGTGGCAGCACCAGCCGGCCGGCCAGCGGCGTGCCGCCATCGCCCTCGAAGCGGCTGTCCTGGCTGGGCAGCTCGAGGCGCGTCGCGGCCTGGCCGTCGAACTCGAGCCGGCCCTGGCCGCAGGCGGGGAAGCGCAGCACATGGCCATCGGGGCGCCCGGTCCAGCCCAGGGTGCTGGTCCAGCGCCCGTCGGGCCCCTCGGTCAGCGCGCCGCTGCGGCCGTCCTGGTGCCGCCAGCGCAGGGTCTTGCCCTCGGAGGGTGCGATGTCCAGCGTGCTGCGATCGGCCAGGCGGTAGGCGCCGATCGGACAGGGCGGCTCGACGGCCTGGGCGGCGCTGGCCAGGCACAGCAGGCCCGCCAGCAGGAAGGGCCGCGTGCGGCGAAGGGGATGAAGAGTTGCGTGCAAGGCGTGATCCCGGGTGATGGCGATAGCGCCGCACTCTAGGCAGCGCGGCCGGGCCGGGCGAGGCGCTTGCGACGAAGCGCAGCGGCGGGCGGACAGGCCGTCACCGGCCCGGATTCACGGCACCCGCCGGGACTCAGAGCTTGATCTCCAGCCGCAGCTGCCAGACCGCGAAGGTGCGGCCGTGGTTGTCGGTCGTGATCAGCTCGTCGCCGGCGTCGATCACGCTGCCGCTGCTGTAGTCCAGCGGCGCCAGATTGCTGGCCGACAGGCGCAGCGCCCAGTCGCGGTTGATGTTCCACAGCGCGAAGGCGTCGAACACGCGCTTGCGCGCGTTGTGGCTCTCCTGCAGCAGGGTCTGCTGCACGGTGTTGGCCGGCACCAGGTTCAGGCTCGCGCCCAGCGACAGCGGCAGGCTGCGCAGCCGGTAGTCGGCGCCCAGGTTGGCGGTGTGGCGCGGCTGCTGGTCCAGCTTGTTGTTGGGGCCGGGGATGCCGTCCACCTTGGAATGGAACAGGCTCAGATTGCTGCGCAGCGAGACGGGCAGCGCGTCCTCGATGAACTCGTCGAGGCGGAACTTGGCCTCCAGCTCGATGCCGGTGGTCAGGGCCTTGCCGATGTTCGTCGGGCGCGAGACCCAGCGCGGCGTGCCGGCCCAGGCCACCGTCTCCTCGGTCGTGACATTGCGCATCAGGTCGCTGATGCGGCGCGCGAACAAGCTGGCGCTGAGCACGCCGCCCTTGGAGAGATAGCGCTCCAGCGCGATGTCGATGCCCAGCGCGGTCTCGGGCTTGAGCTGCGGGT
This genomic stretch from Roseateles sp. DAIF2 harbors:
- the guaD gene encoding guanine deaminase; protein product: MTTSPPTRLALRGDLLDFTARPGWAQLEDPAVRFRPDHWLLIEADGRIAGVQAEEPDASWTKRDHSGQLILPGFIDTHVHCPQLDVIASYGAELLDWLNTYTFPAETRYADPAVAKFGAERFLDALLAQGTTSAVVFPTVHKVSAETLFEAAAARGMRLITGKVLMDRHAPDALRDDVLHAERDCIDLIQRFHGRDRLAYAVTVRFAPTSTPEQLAMAGALCRADASLYMQTHVAENRSEVDWVAQLFPQARSYLDVYAREGLLHPKAVLAHGIWLDDEDRRVLAASGAQVAHCPSSNLFLGSGLFDWVAAREAGYAVSAASDVGGGTSLSMQRTLADAYKVQALGGRRLTAWAALHAATLGAAEGLGLQQEIGSLAAGTLADVCIWDWAHGPVAQARDAVVRGLHERVFAWLTLSDDRNLVASYVAGQPCYQRQHP
- a CDS encoding ABC transporter ATP-binding protein: MTTAPLRLELAGISKQYPAVKANDDIALRVAPGQIHAVLGENGAGKSTLMKIIYGAVQPDAGSIRWNGEAVTVRSPREARALGISMVYQHFSLFDTLSAAENVWLGLDKSLSLAEVKARIREVAASYGLDVDPERPVHSLSVGERQRVEIVRALLTRPQLLILDEPTSVLTPQAVERLFMILRQLAAEGCAILYISHKLDEIRALCNHCTVLRGGRVTGEVDPRSQSNAELSRLMIGAEPPQLRHAARAPGALALELKSLSLAKASPFGTDLQGLNLRLNAGEILGVAGVSGNGQQELLAALSGEDTRARAGSIALFGHDIARAGPRRRRRLGLHFVPEERLGRGAVPTLSLAQNLLLTRTEPVKAGGFIATGQARRMAAELIARFGVKAGAGAEAAAKSLSGGNLQKFIVGREIAANPKVLVIAQPTWGVDVGAAAQIRGELLKLRDAGCALLVVSEELDELFEISDRLVVMAKGRLSPALPAAEATVEKIGIWMSGLWDEQQEQEGAGADQA
- a CDS encoding ABC transporter permease; its protein translation is MIKLEVRPQPSKWMSLASPLLALALTVVLGLGLFVLLGKDPLRGLQMFFWEPIKNAYAWSELGIKATPLVLIALGLAVCFRSNVWNIGAEGQFIVGALAGGWVAMQATPDTGRGIVVLILLAGMAGGAAWAALTALLRDRFNANEILVSLMLVYVADLLLGYLVYGPWKDPQGYNFPQTISFLASTKIPRLVEGWRVNIGVLIALASVLGFWLLLFRTYAGFALQVGGLAPAAARYAGFSSRRALWTALLLSGGMAGLAGALEAAGPLGQLTPHVPAGYGFAAIIVAFVGRLHPVGIVFSAILMSMFYIGGELAQSRLGLPKSITGVFQGLLLFTLLACDTLIHYRLRFGGSKPAKA
- a CDS encoding ABC transporter permease — protein: MESYALLVAAAMNAGTLLAIAALGLLINERAGIVNLGAEGMMLVAAIAGFATAVHTGSDLLAFAAGMGAGALLAAAFGVLVIWLNTNQYAAGLALSLFGAGFSAFVGIGYVQEKLATRPSFAVPGLAELPLIGPALFRHHPMVYLAIALTAFLAWFLYRSRAGLVLRAVGESPESAHALGYPVRRIRLAAVVAGGALCGLAGAYVSVIYTPLWVEGMIAGKGWIALALTTFATWRPARVLLGAYLFGFVTMLQFHLQGQGVEIASQFLSMLPYLSTIVVLVLISSNASFIRANMPASLGKPFFPGS
- a CDS encoding BMP family ABC transporter substrate-binding protein, translated to MTSKNKRDLLKLAAATAAIAALAGCGKKEEQAAPAATASAPASAVAAKPEPLKIAFAYIGPVGDGGWTFAHDNARKAVEKEFGDKIATSFVEKVPEAADAERVFRDMAGQGNKLIFGTTFGYMEPMLKAAADLKDVKFEHATGYKQADNMRTYDSRTYEGAYMAGVIAGKMTKSNTLGVVGSVPIPEVIRNINSFTLGAQSTNPKVKVKVVWVNQWFDPPKETEAAQSLINGGADVLMQNTDSSAVLQTAEKNGKYAFGWDSDMTAYGPKAHLGSAIINWAPYYIASVREALDGKWTAGAGKHAWWGVKEGAIDMVSVPEIVPAEVKEQVEKVRAGLKDGSFVIWKGPIAGQDGKEILKKDEVADDKFLSGISFYVKGVEGKVPSGK
- a CDS encoding MYXO-CTERM sorting domain-containing protein gives rise to the protein MAATSLALALVAPASAGTLSGSETFQFTHHDPATVLQLGGLLPAGQQYSFASVRATFTADVHPNAYTMFEIGEYRLTQSGNGGTYYDTARYCYNYPVASCTFGWNQYSRDYTKLLVDNDDSWMRVRIGGAAGSDNNFGTATNKVSLGRDRRIDDGTRIVQSFPPGTNSMLQLSNSYETWYREDWIMRTKSVLSVTLDLDAATLAELSSTGRLTFFQEDGRIMNTTLRLDYRAVSAVPELGTGALAAAGLAALALLGRRRRMATA
- a CDS encoding S9 family peptidase; its protein translation is MKTYSKNKSANIAGVSAALLAAALTLPATAATPAAAAATKTSSSAAATSAKRYTIEQFMATTRVSGASFSADEKRILFSSNASGIFNVYAMPVGGGEPQALTRSTTDSNYAVGFFPKDDRVLFTRDQGGNEQNHLYVRELDGSEKDLTPGDKLKAIFATWAHDDSAFYVATNERDARFHDLYRYDAKTYARTLVYKNEQGLSVSEISRDGRWIALVKTNTTADSDLYLYDTQTQETRHITPHQGVASHEAAGFTPDGKRLLILSNDGSEFSRIVAHDLASGAKTEFEKADWDIVYSDYSHDGRYRVTGINADASIQVRISGPDGKPVALPKLPEGQIRGARFSRSGRLLAFYVNGDRSPSNLFVYDLAGKQLRQLTQSLSKEIDPNQLVEGRIVRFKSFDGLTIPSVYYQPKGAAPGAKVPAVVLVHGGPGGQTMRGYSALSQYLANQGYAVLGINNRGSSGYGKSFFTADDGKHGREPLWDCIEAKTFLASTGVIDPDRIAIMGGSYGGYMTLAALTFRPEAFKVGVDIFGVSNWLRTLESIPPYWESFRQALYQEVGDPVKDKEFLIATSPLFHAKNIRVPLMVIQGANDPRVIKPESDEIVAAAKARGVPVDYLVFDDEGHGFAKKKNEAEAYRRIVQFLDKHLGG